The Parashewanella spongiae genome has a window encoding:
- a CDS encoding AAA family ATPase, translated as MSYTDQQRVDAWDAFLKRWPIEAIQHLTLEEYVNVSNEDTLAYWLEHKTKILGSIRGGDSSKFGIYKRSKNPKGGRAHIQHGEVYSWNKKFGATEQEAFESIKKQLLDVYTFIKTGELEQIESLGISDTLKWKFAFLNQDRDNPVIVGIYQKQMLESATGMTKAPRSKLYRELMQNRGDTDIITYGRQIWSANSTEDEQEAVIIEDEESQLETQINDDNCSTLNAILYGSPGTGKTYSTINHALKIIEPEFYEQHKHDREALKNQFDKQLKANRIGFVTFHQSFSYEDFIEGLRANSDNLGQLTYQIEDGIFKRMCNAAKAKPQLSLSQKRVDIAGKKIWKMSLGNTLGDEGGIYHQCIENNYVLLGYGKNIDFTSCNTRKDVINKYRSENVNIREDKESTDYGVTSVFHFKSEMNIGDLIVISDGNQKFRAIAEVTSDYEYDPYAIENGHYAQKRRVIWHRVYEYSLPAEELFDRSISQMTLYRLRTPTINLDKLQHLLKGNELATKKVIVEPGYQFKGYKVQAITDEEIMIIKPNGSHLPISRSIVHELLNLVRQKIITIKDIADKKVFDRVHIPLEKYLINGYPNVLAPLVEGIINYGIANEVTSNSEKRVLIIDEINRGNIANIFGELITLIEPSKRAGGKESLTVKLPYSKEPFSVPSNLYIIGTMNTADKSLAQLDIALRRRFKFIEMMPDYTVLKDIKVDEINISKMLETINKRIELLYDREHTIGHSFLLPLKTESTIEKLAEIFELEIIPLLEEYFFEDWERVSQVLGDHLKPNKSDLRFINEKFSEEEIELLLGDELDKHGIQRFERNNKALSQPQAYIGIYNPNAETTE; from the coding sequence GTGAGCTACACAGATCAACAACGAGTCGATGCATGGGATGCTTTTCTTAAGAGATGGCCTATCGAAGCAATTCAACATCTTACTCTAGAGGAATATGTTAATGTTTCAAATGAAGACACATTAGCCTATTGGTTAGAGCATAAAACGAAAATTCTTGGCTCTATTCGAGGTGGTGATTCATCTAAATTCGGTATTTATAAACGAAGCAAAAATCCAAAAGGTGGAAGAGCACATATTCAACACGGAGAGGTGTATTCTTGGAATAAGAAATTTGGTGCTACTGAGCAGGAAGCATTTGAATCAATAAAAAAGCAACTACTCGATGTTTATACATTCATTAAAACTGGTGAATTAGAGCAAATCGAAAGTTTGGGGATCTCTGATACTTTAAAGTGGAAGTTTGCATTTTTAAACCAAGACAGAGATAACCCTGTAATTGTTGGCATTTACCAAAAACAAATGCTCGAAAGTGCTACTGGCATGACCAAAGCCCCACGCTCTAAATTATACAGAGAATTAATGCAAAACCGTGGCGATACCGACATCATTACATATGGCCGCCAAATCTGGTCTGCTAATTCAACTGAAGATGAACAGGAAGCGGTTATTATTGAAGATGAAGAATCGCAACTAGAAACTCAAATAAATGATGATAATTGCTCAACGTTGAACGCTATCCTTTATGGCTCACCGGGTACTGGTAAAACCTACAGTACCATTAATCATGCATTAAAGATTATAGAGCCTGAGTTTTACGAGCAACATAAACATGATCGAGAAGCGCTAAAAAATCAATTTGATAAACAATTAAAAGCTAACCGTATTGGCTTTGTCACATTCCATCAAAGTTTTAGTTATGAAGATTTCATTGAAGGCTTAAGAGCTAACAGTGACAACCTTGGACAACTTACATACCAGATAGAAGACGGTATTTTTAAGCGCATGTGCAATGCGGCAAAAGCCAAGCCTCAATTATCATTATCTCAAAAACGTGTTGATATTGCTGGTAAAAAAATCTGGAAAATGTCTCTTGGAAATACTCTTGGGGATGAGGGAGGAATCTATCATCAGTGTATTGAGAACAATTATGTCTTACTTGGTTATGGTAAAAATATCGACTTTACTTCCTGTAACACCAGAAAAGATGTCATCAATAAGTATCGTTCTGAAAACGTAAACATCAGAGAAGATAAAGAAAGCACTGACTATGGAGTAACCTCTGTATTTCACTTCAAGTCCGAAATGAATATTGGTGATTTAATTGTTATTTCAGATGGCAACCAAAAATTTAGAGCAATTGCAGAAGTTACCAGTGACTATGAGTATGATCCTTACGCAATAGAAAATGGGCACTATGCTCAAAAGCGCAGAGTCATTTGGCATCGAGTTTATGAATACTCGCTTCCTGCTGAAGAGTTATTTGATAGAAGTATCTCTCAAATGACTTTATATCGATTAAGAACGCCAACAATCAATTTAGACAAACTTCAACATTTACTAAAAGGTAATGAGCTTGCTACAAAAAAAGTAATTGTTGAACCCGGTTACCAATTCAAAGGTTATAAAGTTCAAGCAATTACAGATGAAGAAATAATGATAATAAAGCCTAATGGTTCACATTTGCCTATCTCACGCTCAATTGTTCATGAACTTTTGAATCTAGTTCGTCAAAAAATAATTACCATTAAAGATATTGCTGACAAGAAGGTCTTTGACAGAGTTCATATTCCATTAGAAAAATACCTTATTAATGGTTACCCCAACGTCCTTGCACCACTTGTTGAAGGGATTATTAATTATGGTATTGCTAACGAAGTTACTTCTAATAGTGAGAAGCGTGTATTAATCATCGACGAAATTAACCGTGGCAACATTGCGAATATTTTTGGTGAGCTCATCACCCTAATTGAACCAAGTAAACGTGCTGGTGGCAAAGAGTCATTAACTGTTAAGTTGCCCTACTCTAAAGAGCCATTTTCAGTGCCATCAAACTTATACATCATTGGCACAATGAATACGGCTGATAAATCGTTAGCACAGCTCGACATCGCTCTACGTCGTCGTTTTAAATTTATTGAGATGATGCCTGATTACACTGTTTTAAAAGATATTAAAGTTGATGAAATTAATATTTCAAAGATGCTCGAAACCATCAATAAAAGAATCGAACTTTTGTATGACCGAGAACACACTATCGGGCACAGTTTTTTACTTCCTTTAAAAACTGAATCGACAATTGAAAAGCTTGCTGAAATATTTGAACTTGAAATTATTCCATTGCTTGAAGAGTATTTCTTTGAAGATTGGGAGCGAGTCAGTCAAGTATTAGGTGATCATTTAAAACCTAATAAATCAGATTTAAGATTCATCAACGAAAAATTCTCTGAAGAAGAAATCGAATTATTGTTAGGTGACGAACTTGATAAACATGGTATTCAACGCTTTGAACGCAACAACAAAGCGTTAAGTCAACCTCAAGCCTATATAGGGATTTATAATCCAAATGCAGAAACAACAGAGTAA
- a CDS encoding McrC family protein, with amino-acid sequence MQKQQSNIIVREYALLVVGDKYKNIDLHSIPNTAFEWLLLNSQSNDATERNLIRVTQYKKQLAIKVLNFVGVLETPCGTRIEVLPKTSVSDDINDIIQSRKTLLKMLSAVHKIKLYQFEQTQLEILRRPLFETLIGQFLENVAHLVKRGIRSQYQRTHSETRFLKGRLLTHKQLLQRPGKQHFFHIEHDIFTADRAENRLVHSALAQVLNWSQSTFNQKLARELLFVFSEIPKSKNHTNDFRKWSSERSLSHYSPLKPWCELILSYQSPIAMSGKSSGLSFLFPMEVLFEKYVALELAKYLPKNLKLKEQAQSKSLLRHNGEDWFKLKPDMVIYEGKKIRAVLDTKWKLLNSSKNTAKHKYDLSQSDMYQMHAYGEKYLDGTGKLFLIYPKHKRFDEELQEFTFKDNLTLNICPFDLNDEDHKQFLNKLG; translated from the coding sequence ATGCAGAAACAACAGAGTAATATTATCGTTCGAGAATATGCTCTGCTGGTGGTTGGAGATAAATACAAGAATATTGATCTCCACTCCATTCCAAATACAGCATTTGAGTGGCTGTTACTGAATAGTCAAAGTAACGATGCCACCGAACGAAACCTTATTCGTGTCACCCAATATAAAAAGCAGCTTGCAATTAAAGTGCTTAACTTTGTGGGTGTTTTGGAAACTCCATGTGGTACCCGAATCGAAGTTTTACCAAAGACATCTGTATCAGATGACATAAATGACATTATTCAGTCACGAAAAACGCTTCTTAAAATGCTCAGCGCTGTACATAAAATTAAGCTCTATCAATTTGAACAAACACAACTTGAGATATTAAGAAGACCTCTATTTGAAACTCTCATAGGTCAATTTTTAGAAAACGTCGCTCATTTAGTTAAAAGAGGTATTCGCAGTCAATATCAACGCACACATAGTGAAACTCGTTTTTTAAAAGGGCGATTGTTAACTCATAAACAACTTCTTCAAAGACCAGGAAAGCAACATTTCTTTCATATTGAGCATGATATATTTACTGCAGATAGAGCTGAGAATCGATTAGTTCACTCTGCACTAGCTCAGGTGTTGAACTGGTCACAATCCACATTTAATCAAAAGCTCGCAAGAGAGCTGCTATTTGTTTTTTCTGAAATTCCTAAATCAAAGAATCACACGAATGATTTCAGAAAGTGGTCATCTGAACGGTCTTTATCACATTACTCTCCACTTAAACCTTGGTGTGAATTGATTTTAAGTTATCAATCACCAATTGCTATGTCAGGAAAGAGCAGCGGTTTATCTTTTCTATTCCCTATGGAAGTGCTTTTTGAGAAATATGTAGCACTTGAATTAGCTAAATATTTACCGAAAAACTTGAAGCTAAAAGAACAAGCACAATCAAAATCCTTATTGCGCCACAATGGTGAAGACTGGTTCAAGCTCAAACCTGATATGGTCATTTATGAAGGTAAAAAGATACGTGCAGTTTTAGATACCAAGTGGAAGTTACTAAATAGTTCAAAAAATACAGCTAAGCATAAGTATGATTTATCTCAATCAGATATGTATCAAATGCACGCTTATGGTGAAAAATACCTTGACGGTACAGGTAAGCTCTTTTTGATTTATCCGAAGCATAAACGTTTTGATGAAGAACTTCAGGAATTCACTTTCAAAGACAATCTAACTCTAAATATCTGCCCTTTCGATTTAAATGATGAAGACCACAAACAATTTTTAAATAAGCTTGGCTAA